A genomic window from Streptomyces sp. HUAS YS2 includes:
- a CDS encoding SMC family ATPase, which produces MRLHRLVVTGFGPFGGTQEIDFDALSSAGLFLLHGPTGAGKTSVLDAVCYALYGAVPGARQSPGTSLRSDHTPPGTYTEVLLELTVGERRLEITRRPAQQRPKKRGGGFTTEKAQSWLREYDAGTGAWQGLSRSHQEIGEEITQLLGMSREQFCQVVLLPQGDFARFLRADAEARGKLLGRLFDTRRFAAVEDRLAELRRAAEQQVREGDERLLALAQRMAEAAGGGAVEERPGEPGLAEAVQVRAAVARSEAREALDVADLGLAAAESRQAAARRRLDEERELAALQQRHAEALRRRAELDARRGERDAWQATLDRARKADLVAPALDLRDEAERAHATAASVRERTRSELHPDLVDEGAERLSRLEAELRERLGGLDAARRAERRSAEIGEELAVLDRQARADDETLQDANAWLADWETRRTVLQDRVDAAQEATTRAEHLAGRLEPARRRLEAACRRDELAKRVTEGASLLTAAREARNTAKETWLDVKSRRLQGIAAELAAALTDEAPCQVCGSMVHPAPARTEAGHVDRATEDAAYEAFTKAEQSHATAERDLAVTRESWATARAEVLTGHGPAAAGRTIPSQGTGAEPTAAGTDRTADVPVGVAACSSGLHGRPAAVALDAGWVDVSSTLADPTVVELDDEVRQLEREYADARALAAETHARREALARGERESEERVAARQEAERRVAARTSRREALDGQRASLDAEAARGRGEAASVAEHATLLERRIAILVAAAESVRAVEVTAERLKEADDRLADAAFRAGFDTPAAAAAALVDDGRRRELQHRLDAWQAEDAAVADRLRDPETRAAADRPPADPANAETSHTAAERALRVADSALAAVRDRCAALDRLSRQADDEVRRLGPLREEYDRVARLAGLTAGTSADNERKMRLESYVLAARLEQVAAAATARLQRMSSGRYTLVHSDARSGGKRAGLGLHVVDAWTGNERDTATLSGGETFFASLALALGLADVVTDEAGGVRLDTLFIDEGFGSLDDQTLDEVLDVLDSLRERDRSVGIVSHVPDLRRRIPAQLEVVKERHGSAVRLRVSG; this is translated from the coding sequence GTGAGGCTGCACCGGCTGGTCGTCACCGGCTTCGGCCCGTTCGGCGGCACGCAGGAGATCGACTTCGACGCGCTGTCGTCGGCCGGGCTCTTCCTGCTCCACGGACCGACCGGCGCGGGCAAGACGTCGGTCCTCGACGCGGTCTGCTACGCCCTGTACGGGGCCGTGCCCGGCGCCCGGCAGAGTCCCGGGACCTCGCTGCGGAGCGACCACACCCCGCCCGGAACGTACACCGAGGTGCTCCTCGAACTCACCGTGGGGGAAAGGCGGTTGGAGATCACCCGCCGTCCGGCGCAGCAGCGCCCCAAGAAGCGCGGCGGCGGCTTCACCACCGAGAAGGCGCAGAGCTGGCTGCGGGAGTACGACGCGGGGACCGGGGCCTGGCAGGGGCTCAGCCGCTCGCACCAGGAGATCGGCGAGGAGATCACCCAGCTCCTCGGGATGAGCCGCGAGCAGTTCTGCCAGGTCGTGCTGCTGCCGCAGGGCGACTTCGCCCGCTTCCTGCGGGCCGACGCGGAGGCCCGCGGCAAGCTGCTCGGCCGGCTCTTCGACACCCGACGGTTCGCCGCGGTCGAGGACCGGCTCGCCGAGCTGCGGCGGGCCGCGGAACAGCAGGTGCGCGAGGGCGACGAGCGGCTGCTCGCGCTCGCCCAGCGCATGGCCGAGGCGGCCGGCGGCGGCGCGGTCGAGGAGCGGCCGGGGGAGCCCGGGCTCGCCGAGGCGGTGCAGGTACGGGCCGCGGTCGCGCGCTCCGAGGCGCGCGAGGCGCTCGACGTCGCCGACCTCGGGCTGGCCGCGGCCGAGAGTCGGCAGGCGGCGGCCCGCCGGCGGCTCGACGAGGAGCGGGAACTCGCCGCCCTCCAGCAGCGTCATGCCGAGGCGCTGCGCCGGCGGGCGGAGCTCGACGCACGGCGCGGCGAGCGGGACGCCTGGCAGGCGACGCTCGACCGGGCGCGCAAGGCCGACCTCGTCGCGCCCGCGCTGGACCTGCGGGACGAGGCCGAGCGCGCGCACGCCACGGCGGCGAGCGTCCGGGAGCGGACCAGGTCCGAGCTGCACCCCGATCTCGTCGACGAGGGCGCGGAGCGGCTCTCCCGTCTGGAGGCCGAGCTGCGCGAGCGGCTCGGCGGGCTCGACGCGGCGCGCCGCGCCGAGCGGCGCAGCGCCGAGATCGGCGAGGAGCTGGCGGTCCTGGATCGCCAGGCCCGGGCCGACGACGAGACCCTGCAGGACGCGAACGCCTGGCTGGCCGACTGGGAGACCCGGCGCACGGTCCTCCAGGACCGGGTCGACGCCGCACAGGAGGCGACGACCCGCGCGGAACACCTCGCGGGCCGCCTGGAGCCCGCCCGTCGCCGCCTCGAAGCGGCTTGCCGCCGGGACGAGTTGGCGAAGCGGGTGACGGAGGGCGCGTCCCTCCTGACGGCGGCGCGCGAGGCCCGCAACACGGCGAAGGAGACCTGGCTCGACGTCAAGTCCCGCCGCCTCCAGGGGATCGCCGCCGAACTGGCCGCCGCCCTGACCGACGAGGCCCCCTGCCAGGTCTGCGGCTCGATGGTCCACCCGGCCCCCGCCCGCACCGAGGCCGGCCACGTCGACCGCGCCACGGAGGACGCCGCGTACGAGGCCTTCACGAAGGCGGAACAGTCCCACGCCACGGCCGAACGCGACCTCGCGGTCACCCGCGAGTCCTGGGCCACGGCCCGAGCGGAAGTCCTGACGGGCCACGGCCCCGCCGCAGCGGGCAGAACCATCCCGTCCCAGGGCACGGGCGCGGAGCCGACGGCTGCCGGCACGGACCGGACCGCCGACGTCCCGGTGGGGGTTGCCGCGTGCTCCTCGGGGCTCCACGGGCGGCCTGCGGCCGTGGCTCTCGATGCGGGCTGGGTGGACGTGTCCTCCACGCTCGCCGATCCCACCGTTGTCGAACTCGACGACGAGGTGCGGCAGTTGGAGCGAGAGTACGCCGACGCCAGGGCTCTCGCCGCTGAGACGCATGCGCGGCGGGAGGCGTTGGCGCGGGGGGAGCGGGAGTCGGAGGAGCGGGTGGCCGCGCGGCAGGAGGCCGAGCGGCGGGTCGCCGCGCGGACCTCGCGGCGCGAGGCGCTCGACGGGCAGCGGGCCTCCCTCGACGCCGAGGCCGCCCGGGGGCGGGGCGAGGCCGCGAGCGTCGCCGAGCACGCGACGCTGCTGGAGCGGCGGATCGCGATCCTCGTCGCCGCCGCCGAGTCCGTACGGGCCGTCGAGGTGACCGCCGAGCGGCTCAAAGAGGCCGACGACCGGCTCGCCGACGCCGCCTTCCGCGCCGGGTTCGACACCCCGGCCGCCGCCGCGGCGGCACTCGTCGACGACGGCCGCCGCCGCGAACTGCAGCACCGCCTCGACGCCTGGCAGGCGGAGGACGCCGCGGTCGCCGACCGGCTCCGCGACCCGGAGACCCGCGCCGCGGCCGACCGCCCGCCGGCCGACCCGGCGAACGCCGAGACCTCGCACACCGCCGCCGAACGCGCGCTGCGCGTCGCCGACTCAGCCCTCGCGGCCGTACGCGACCGGTGCGCCGCGCTCGACCGGCTGTCCCGGCAGGCGGACGACGAGGTCCGCCGGCTCGGCCCGCTCCGCGAGGAGTACGACCGGGTCGCCCGGCTCGCCGGGCTCACGGCCGGCACCTCCGCGGACAACGAGCGCAAGATGCGCCTGGAGTCGTACGTGCTCGCGGCCCGCCTGGAACAGGTCGCCGCCGCCGCGACCGCCCGCCTCCAGCGCATGTCCTCCGGCCGCTACACGCTCGTCCACTCCGATGCCCGCTCCGGCGGCAAGCGGGCCGGTCTCGGCCTGCACGTCGTCGACGCGTGGACCGGCAACGAGCGGGACACAGCGACGCTCTCCGGCGGCGAGACCTTCTTCGCCTCGCTGGCCCTGGCCCTCGGCCTCGCCGACGTCGTCACCGACGAGGCCGGCGGCGTCCGGCTCGACACGCTCTTCATCGACGAGGGCTTCGGCAGCCTGGACGACCAGACCCTCGACGAGGTCCTGGACGTCCTCGACTCGCTCCGCGAGCGCGACCGCAGCGTCGGCATCGTCAGCCACGTACCCGACCTGCGCCGCCGCATCCCCGCCCAGCTGGAGGTGGTCAAGGAGCGGCACGGCTCCGCGGTGCGGCTCCGCGTCAGCGGCTGA
- a CDS encoding Lrp/AsnC family transcriptional regulator: MTGYSPDATDWRILEALQNQGRASFTELAKAVSMSASAVTERVRRMEEAGVISGYTAVVDQERLGLPILAFVRLRYPNGNYKPFHDLLDTTPEILEAHHVTGDDCFVLKVAARSMKHLEQISGKVATLGSVTTSVVYSSPLARRAISR; the protein is encoded by the coding sequence ATGACGGGATACTCACCGGACGCCACGGACTGGCGCATCCTCGAAGCCCTGCAGAACCAGGGCCGGGCCAGCTTCACCGAACTCGCCAAAGCGGTCTCCATGTCGGCGTCCGCGGTGACCGAGCGCGTGCGGCGGATGGAGGAGGCCGGAGTGATCTCCGGGTACACGGCGGTGGTCGACCAGGAGCGGCTCGGGCTGCCGATCCTCGCGTTCGTCCGGCTTCGGTACCCGAACGGGAACTACAAGCCGTTCCACGACCTGCTCGACACCACGCCGGAGATCCTGGAGGCGCACCACGTCACCGGTGACGACTGCTTCGTCCTGAAGGTCGCCGCGCGGTCGATGAAGCACCTGGAGCAGATCTCCGGGAAGGTCGCCACACTCGGGTCGGTGACGACGAGCGTCGTGTACTCCTCGCCGCTCGCCCGGCGGGCGATCAGCCGCTGA
- a CDS encoding GNAT family N-acetyltransferase: MTDVTSAKSARRPHHWRHDLIELAALFTAVVVADTIAKTVVHGPDGPYLLVFSAIALVATAAFHTWWARRHSHAPPAGDPGGSGTAPLPQSTDRTEDTDRAADGEPGGTTLWRMRTTVQDAPGSLAALCTALARHRVDILTLQTHPLADGTVDEFLLRAPAALPAARLTHEIAAAGGHSTWIERADAHDLVDTPTRLIGLATRTALDAAELPLALRQLLGRCTIHSLPAVSLSGRPTGETAPVEGVLEETEMRLRDPNGGVITIERPYLPFTPTEFARARALVELDARLGPRIPRSQDVLTLPEGNEITVRRADQNDLTAARAMHDRCSERTLGLRYHGPVADADRYLNHLLSPRYGRTLAVQTASGRLVALGHLLWDGDETEVALLVEDDWQRRGIGSELLRRLVALAVEDGCGSVYAVTQSSNTGMVAAMRALNLPLDYQIEEGTLVITARLDAAPVPGRLPHERFQQTER; the protein is encoded by the coding sequence ATGACTGATGTGACATCTGCGAAGAGTGCCCGCCGCCCGCACCACTGGCGGCACGATCTGATCGAACTGGCCGCCCTGTTCACGGCCGTGGTCGTGGCCGACACGATCGCCAAGACCGTCGTGCACGGACCGGACGGTCCGTACCTGCTGGTGTTCTCGGCGATCGCGCTCGTCGCCACGGCGGCCTTCCACACATGGTGGGCCCGGCGGCACAGTCATGCGCCGCCCGCCGGTGATCCCGGCGGCAGCGGGACCGCCCCGCTGCCGCAGAGCACCGACCGCACCGAAGACACCGACCGCGCCGCCGACGGCGAGCCCGGCGGGACGACCCTGTGGCGGATGCGGACCACCGTCCAGGACGCCCCGGGCAGTCTCGCCGCGCTGTGCACGGCGCTGGCCCGGCACCGCGTGGACATCCTCACGCTGCAGACCCACCCGCTCGCCGACGGCACGGTCGACGAGTTCCTGCTGCGCGCCCCGGCCGCGCTCCCGGCCGCCCGGCTGACCCACGAGATCGCCGCGGCCGGCGGCCACAGCACCTGGATCGAGCGCGCGGACGCCCACGACCTGGTCGACACCCCGACCCGGCTGATCGGCCTGGCCACCCGCACCGCCCTGGACGCCGCCGAACTCCCGCTGGCCCTGCGCCAGCTGCTCGGCCGCTGCACCATCCACTCGCTGCCCGCCGTCTCGCTGTCCGGCCGCCCGACCGGCGAGACCGCACCCGTCGAGGGCGTCCTGGAGGAGACGGAGATGCGGCTGCGCGACCCGAACGGCGGGGTGATCACCATCGAGCGGCCCTATCTGCCGTTCACCCCCACCGAGTTCGCCCGGGCCCGCGCGCTCGTCGAGCTCGACGCCCGGCTCGGCCCGCGGATCCCGCGCAGCCAGGACGTCCTCACCCTCCCCGAGGGCAACGAGATCACCGTCCGGCGCGCCGACCAGAACGACCTGACGGCCGCCCGCGCCATGCACGACCGCTGCTCCGAGCGCACCCTCGGCCTGCGTTACCACGGGCCGGTGGCGGACGCCGACCGCTACCTGAACCACCTGCTCAGCCCCCGCTACGGCCGCACCCTCGCGGTGCAGACCGCCTCCGGCCGTCTCGTCGCCCTCGGCCACCTGCTCTGGGACGGCGACGAGACGGAGGTCGCCCTGCTGGTGGAGGACGACTGGCAGCGCCGCGGCATCGGCTCGGAGCTGCTGCGCAGGCTGGTGGCCCTGGCGGTGGAGGACGGCTGCGGGAGCGTCTACGCGGTGACGCAGTCGTCCAACACCGGCATGGTCGCGGCGATGCGGGCGCTGAACCTCCCCCTCGACTACCAGATCGAGGAGGGCACCCTGGTGATCACCGCGCGGCTGGACGCGGCTCCGGTACCCGGCCGCCTTCCGCACGAGCGGTTCCAGCAGACGGAGCGCTGA
- a CDS encoding DUF885 domain-containing protein yields MPETSSSPLPRQVADTYVDELIALDPITGTYLGVKESAGRLPDFSPAGQEEVAELARRTLALLDEAERRPGADADAERRCGRLLRERLTAELAVHEADEGLCAVSNMRSPAHSVRIVFTVMPTETAEDWAAVAARLRAVPAALEGYRASLELGLERKLLGGPRPTATFVEQLTEWSGNDGAARGWFEEFAGGGPEELRAELDEAARDATAAVAALRDWMRDVYAPAVADAPDTVGRERYRRWSRYFNGTDFDLDEAYAYGWAEYHRLLGEMRTEADKILPGSGPWEALAHLDVHGTHIEGVEEVRVWLQELMDEAIEALDGTHFELAERVRKVESRIAPPGGAAAPYYTGPSEDFSRPGRTWLPVDGETRFPVYDLVSTWYHEGVPGHHLQIAQWVHVADRLSRYQATIGGVSANAEGWALYAERLMDELGFLPDPERRLGYLDGQMMRACRVIVDIGMHLELEIPADSPFHPGERWTPELAQEFFQQHSSRPASFVESELTRYLSMPAQAIGYKLGERAWLLGRENARAAHGDAFDAKAWHMAALSQGPLGLDDLVDEISKL; encoded by the coding sequence ATGCCAGAGACTTCCAGCAGCCCGCTGCCCCGCCAGGTCGCCGACACCTACGTCGACGAACTCATCGCCCTCGACCCGATCACCGGTACCTACCTGGGAGTCAAAGAGAGCGCCGGCCGTCTTCCGGACTTCTCCCCCGCCGGTCAGGAGGAAGTGGCCGAACTCGCTCGCCGCACCCTCGCCCTGCTCGACGAGGCCGAACGCCGTCCGGGCGCGGACGCGGACGCCGAACGCCGCTGCGGCCGGCTGCTGCGCGAGCGGCTGACCGCCGAACTCGCCGTCCACGAGGCCGACGAGGGTCTGTGCGCGGTGAGCAACATGCGCTCGCCCGCGCACAGCGTGCGGATCGTGTTCACCGTGATGCCGACCGAGACCGCCGAGGACTGGGCGGCCGTCGCCGCGCGGCTGCGCGCCGTCCCGGCCGCTCTGGAGGGCTACCGCGCCTCGCTCGAACTGGGTCTGGAGCGCAAGCTGCTGGGCGGCCCCCGCCCGACGGCCACGTTCGTCGAGCAGCTCACCGAGTGGTCGGGCAACGACGGTGCGGCGCGCGGCTGGTTCGAGGAGTTCGCCGGCGGCGGGCCGGAGGAGCTGCGGGCCGAACTGGACGAGGCCGCGCGCGACGCGACCGCCGCGGTGGCGGCACTGCGGGACTGGATGCGCGACGTGTACGCGCCGGCCGTCGCCGACGCCCCGGACACGGTGGGCCGGGAGCGCTACCGGCGCTGGTCACGGTACTTCAACGGCACGGACTTCGACCTGGACGAGGCCTACGCGTACGGCTGGGCCGAGTACCACCGGCTGCTCGGCGAGATGCGGACCGAGGCGGACAAGATCCTGCCGGGGTCGGGGCCCTGGGAGGCGCTCGCCCACCTCGACGTGCACGGCACGCACATCGAGGGCGTCGAGGAGGTCCGGGTCTGGCTGCAGGAGCTGATGGACGAGGCGATCGAGGCGCTGGACGGCACCCACTTCGAACTCGCCGAGCGGGTACGGAAGGTGGAGTCGCGGATCGCCCCGCCGGGCGGCGCGGCGGCCCCTTACTACACCGGCCCCTCGGAGGACTTCTCCCGCCCCGGCCGCACCTGGCTGCCGGTCGACGGCGAGACCCGGTTCCCGGTGTACGACCTGGTGTCGACCTGGTACCACGAGGGTGTTCCCGGCCACCACCTGCAGATCGCGCAGTGGGTGCACGTCGCGGACCGGCTGTCCCGCTACCAGGCGACGATCGGCGGGGTCTCCGCCAACGCCGAGGGCTGGGCGCTGTACGCGGAGCGGCTCATGGACGAGCTGGGCTTCCTGCCGGACCCCGAGCGCCGGCTCGGCTACCTGGACGGGCAGATGATGCGCGCCTGTCGGGTGATCGTCGACATCGGCATGCACCTGGAGCTGGAGATCCCGGCGGACTCGCCGTTCCACCCGGGCGAGCGGTGGACCCCGGAGCTGGCCCAGGAGTTCTTCCAGCAGCACAGCAGCCGTCCGGCGTCGTTCGTGGAGAGCGAGCTGACCCGGTACCTGTCGATGCCGGCGCAGGCCATCGGCTACAAGCTCGGCGAGCGGGCCTGGCTGCTGGGCCGGGAGAACGCGCGGGCCGCGCACGGCGACGCGTTCGACGCGAAGGCTTGGCACATGGCGGCGCTGTCCCAGGGGCCGCTGGGCCTGGACGACCTGGTGGACGAGATCTCGAAGCTCTGA
- a CDS encoding Lrp/AsnC family transcriptional regulator: MADSVVLDPIDLHILRLLQNDARTTYRELAAEVGVAPSTCLDRVARLRRTGVILGNQLRLNPAKLGRGLEALLSVQVRPHRRELIGPFVERIRALPESRALFHLTGPDDYLVHVAVADTADLQRLVLDEFTSRREVARVETRLIFQQWECGPLLPPVPGALLSAE; this comes from the coding sequence ATGGCCGATTCTGTCGTACTGGATCCGATCGATCTGCACATTCTTCGCCTCTTGCAGAACGACGCCCGGACCACCTACCGGGAGCTCGCCGCCGAGGTCGGCGTCGCCCCGTCGACCTGCCTGGACCGGGTGGCCCGGCTGCGCCGCACGGGAGTGATCCTGGGCAACCAGCTACGACTGAATCCAGCCAAACTCGGCCGCGGCCTGGAGGCTCTGCTCTCGGTCCAGGTTCGGCCCCACCGTCGCGAACTGATCGGTCCGTTCGTCGAACGTATTCGCGCCTTGCCGGAGTCGCGGGCCCTGTTCCATCTGACGGGTCCCGACGACTACTTGGTCCACGTGGCCGTCGCAGACACGGCTGACCTGCAAAGACTCGTGCTGGACGAGTTCACCTCACGGCGCGAGGTGGCGCGCGTGGAGACCCGGCTGATCTTCCAGCAGTGGGAATGCGGGCCGCTGCTGCCGCCGGTTCCGGGCGCTCTCTTGTCAGCCGAGTGA
- a CDS encoding trans-sulfuration enzyme family protein, whose protein sequence is MDYDASTPRALATEAVHAGREDLAALGLHAPPLDLSTTYPSYDTRAEAARIDDFATTGARPDGPPVYARLDNPTTARFEDALARLEGTESAVAFASGMAALTAVLLARASLGLRHVVAVRPLYGCSDHLLTAGLLGTEVTWTDPAGVADAIRPDTGLVVVETPANPTLAEVDIAALAHSCGAVPLLVDNTFATPVLQQPVRHGARIVLHSATKYLGGHGDVLGGVVACDEEFARTLRQVRFATGGVLHPMAGYLLLRGLSTLPVRVRAASATAAELVRRLAADPRIARVHYPKVGGAMIAFEVYGDPHDVIAGVRLITPAVSLGSVDTLIQHPASISHRIVAEGDRRAAGVSDRLLRMSVGLEDVEDLWRDLTEALSAPSAGTARAEGGRVPEPRPAAR, encoded by the coding sequence ATGGACTACGACGCCTCCACCCCCAGGGCTCTGGCCACCGAAGCCGTGCACGCCGGCCGTGAGGATCTCGCGGCACTCGGCCTGCACGCCCCGCCGCTCGACCTGTCGACGACCTACCCCTCGTACGACACCCGCGCGGAAGCGGCCCGCATCGACGACTTCGCCACCACCGGCGCCCGGCCCGACGGGCCGCCCGTCTACGCACGGCTCGACAATCCCACGACCGCCCGCTTCGAGGACGCCCTCGCCCGGCTCGAGGGGACCGAGAGCGCGGTCGCCTTCGCCAGCGGCATGGCGGCGCTCACCGCCGTCCTGCTGGCCCGGGCGAGCCTCGGCCTGCGCCATGTCGTGGCCGTCCGCCCGCTCTACGGCTGCAGCGACCACCTGCTCACCGCCGGGCTGCTCGGCACCGAGGTGACCTGGACCGACCCGGCGGGCGTCGCGGACGCGATCCGCCCGGACACCGGCCTCGTGGTGGTGGAGACCCCTGCCAACCCGACCCTGGCCGAGGTCGACATCGCGGCCCTCGCCCACTCGTGCGGCGCGGTCCCGCTGCTCGTCGACAACACCTTCGCCACCCCCGTGCTCCAGCAGCCGGTGCGCCACGGGGCACGGATCGTGCTGCACAGCGCGACGAAGTACCTCGGAGGGCACGGCGACGTGCTCGGCGGCGTCGTCGCCTGCGACGAGGAGTTCGCCCGCACGCTGCGCCAGGTGCGCTTCGCCACCGGCGGCGTCCTGCACCCGATGGCCGGCTACCTGCTGCTGCGCGGCCTGTCCACGCTGCCGGTACGGGTCCGGGCGGCGTCGGCGACGGCCGCGGAGCTGGTCCGCCGGCTCGCCGCCGACCCGCGGATCGCCCGGGTCCACTACCCCAAGGTCGGCGGCGCGATGATCGCCTTCGAGGTGTACGGCGACCCGCACGACGTGATCGCCGGGGTCCGGCTGATCACGCCGGCGGTCAGCCTGGGCAGCGTCGACACGCTGATCCAGCACCCCGCCTCCATCAGCCATCGCATCGTGGCCGAGGGCGACCGGCGCGCGGCGGGCGTCAGCGACCGGCTGCTGCGGATGTCCGTCGGCCTCGAGGACGTCGAGGACCTGTGGCGGGACCTGACGGAGGCGCTCAGCGCTCCGTCTGCTGGAACCGCTCGTGCGGAAGGCGGCCGGGTACCGGAGCCGCGTCCAGCCGCGCGGTGA